The DNA window CGTGCAAGCATTTGTCTTAAGGTCCTCACTTTTCTGCAGCTGCTTTCCATAGTAATCCTGTGAGAGACACTCAGGTTCACAATTGCATTATCAACCTACAAAGAGAAGCCCTTGACACAGAGTGCCCGATAAAAGACAGCAAACTCACTGACAGCAAGGAACTTGTAACTGCACATATTGTAAACGCCTGAAATTAGTGTAGGGGCAAATGAAGGGCACCTCAGAGTGCTACCAAACTAATTTCAGTGTAATGGCTGACTATTAGCCACGTTGCCCTTTTGGCGTCCTGTGttcattattaacatttattttgtgcgTCCAAATTTAGCCAATGACTTATATTCTGAGGCACCGGATTCTTTGCAACCTAAAGCAGtgcaatttaacaaaacatgtaCCTGGAATACTGCAATGGCTTTACTAATACTGCAACAATATGCTAAACATTTATTAGAATTATTGTCtgctaaaataatataaagaaagaaagaaagaatattaCCTTTACATCACTGTGGATAGTCGATGCTTTGGAGTCACACGCAGGCACAGAATCGCTATATGGGAAGGGAAGGCAGGATTAATCTTTACATTTAATGCAGTGGACTTGTTAACATGCTCCATGTGGGTAATGCATTGCAATCGAATCGATCTTTAAATAGCCTCGTACCTTATAAACACCATCACAAAAGACAGAGGTTTCATGCAATATACATTACATATGTTGTATACGCTACAGCACGCTGCTTTTTAGAGAAATCGCTTGTATGCACAGTACAGTGCCCGAGGTGCACAAACATGAACGTATTGATCTTGTACTTTGTATTGTACTAGCCGAGCAAGATTAACGCGTTTAAAATAGAATTGACaagaaattattaaacaaatggtGTATTTTCTTCTAACTGCATAAAGTAATTTCAACCAAAACCCGGTGTGTTTGCAGTTTACCTGCTGTTTGCGCAACACTCCGACATTCTCTCGCCCAGACCAGCAGCAGTAGTACACGCAAAAGCGTACCCGTGATGCTTTGCAAACATGCAGTTCACCAGCTACAAAGGGGAATCTGCTTTTGATAACAAAGCCTGCTGGAGAATGGCACATGCAAATCGTCATCAAAGAAAGATACCTAAAAATGACTACAGCAGAAACAACTAGATGTTTTGTGGACAGAAATAACACATCGATAGTGGCAGTGCATGTCTGATAGAAAGTTTTGTTAAACAGATATGCATAATATTGCCAGAGCTCAGAACAATGCAGCAGtgaacatatttttattattattattattactggacaACCCATTTAATTGGACTTTAATGAAATAATCCCAGAATACAGCTAAGTAACAAATACCAAACAGTATCTCAAAAGAGTTCCATCAAggatgcagaagaaaaaaaatcacattacctTAACGACAGCCATATTGAGGCCAATATCCAGACcaataaaacattgcaaataTGAAGTCTGCACCTCAGCTTGTCTTTGAGGTAGTGAGGTATGTGATTATGGCAGATGTATCATACAGAAGATCCCAAAAACTATGAACTACATATGGTAGCTATTTAAACACTTGTtcaaagataataaaaaaatagtccTGAAATATGAAGTATGCatccaaaacattttttatgaGCTGTTGCAGAAGCaaaggcagcatttttttttttctcatttcccCTCACACAGTTGTTTCACAAGCAGGATGTACAGAAACCAAACAAGATTATTCCTGCTTGCAACAATTTCTCCTTCACGGCTCTTCCTGTAAGGTTTGCTGTAAATTAACTGCAGTAATTAGATAACTGGGTATGTGTGTAGTTGTACTGGCAATAAAGatgcacagaaagaaaaaacagtgtttaattttcTAATGATTTTATTAACTGAGTGAAACATTTCATTCAAACAGTATGTACAAAAAAAGGGGGCATCCAAGTGTACAAGAGAGATACCCTGGCATTGATTGTATAACAAGTTACCTCTCCATGCAACAAtgtcactgatgaaggcattagcgaGCTGCAGGGCCCTTTCAGTTTACTGTTCTACCTTGGAATTCTCGAGTGTGTTGAGTTCTGGATGAAAATCTAATCCTGCATGGCTGGAACAAAGAAACCTGGAACATGCATGTGAAAGACATGAAGAAGAAGAGCACACTGCTCATCTGCGATTCGCCACAATCAGCATGTTCTGCTTGGGCTGTGCCTCTTCACAACAAAGCTTACTTCAGCAAGTGCTTCAACTGGTCCTGAAGGTTTTTTGAGTGTTCaacgctgcaaaaaaaaaaaaaaaacacatattcaaaaaaaaattcaacacaataaaataataataacttgattTTCAAAGTGCACTAGAGGATGCTGGGTCTGCTGGCTAGTGTTTATTACCTTTCTCTACTGGGAAGGAAGGAAAGAAATAAAGAGGCACTCATGATTAGCCTTTATCAAGCCAGTACTGTGTACTCTCACAAACAGCAGAGCAAAGCAGTTTTACTATCAATCTGCCATGCTGTTGCatattgcacattttaaacacatcgGCAAGTAAGGCTTTGATTGGTCTTGATATTATTGTTAAGTTATAACTGCATTATATAGAAATATTTACTTTGACATTTTCCAAACCAAAAATATGCATGTGGGTTCATATACAAGACGGATGTTTAGGCTTACTTTTTCTGAATGGCTTCTTGTCtgtgagagaaagaaaaaaaaaatgaaaacataaatccAGGtggacaaaaaaatacataatatattattattattaaaaacacacagtttctTTAAGAACTGTGAACAAATTCATGAGGTTTCTGAGGAAATTATCAAAGTAAAATGATCACAAAGTGAACTGTGTCAGAAGTTTCAGGAGTAGACTTTACAATTGCATACAGGAACCACAAAAAGTTTTGACGGTTAATTGTATTTACAAATAAAGTTTTCTACTTAGGTTACAAAAAACCATATACGTACTGGTACTGTAAATGCGTTGTTATAATTGCCATTTTTCTTAGACTCTGTAAAAAGAACACAGATAAATCGGATTGTAATAAACATCATCCTGTGAACACTGGGGGCTTTTACAGAAACCGATTTGAAGTCTGCGTTTCTGGGGATATTGCCAAAGGTGCGTGATCGTGTTACAAAGTGAGATATAAGGGTTGCGGATTGGAAAGACTGCAAACCGCTTTGATTATCAATTGCTTACATCTTCAGAGTGTAGTATAGCATCCTCTTGCATAACCATATTCCGGGCCGCCTGTCCAAGAAGCTAGAACATACAaaccgagagagagagggaggttaGGGAAGGGGGTTAATACTATATGATTAAGTGAACAACACGGGCTCTGTGTGGTGAAACACTGGCAGGAATCCAGTACCGACTAACAAAGCATTGTGAGATTCCACGGATTAACATTAGGTCAATACCTAGCAGGAACCTATACTTCGGCCTctccggttttttttttttttttttttttggtgggtggTTGATCACATGATGACCTCTTTTTTCGTCGACTCCGTTCAATTAAACTCTGGAAAAGGTGTTGATTGTAGTAACGTAGCAACCGTTAACTTGATTGtaattctgttttgtgtgttaatgtaaaaaaaaaaaaaatccttactttAATTCAAACCGAACGCAGTCGGCAAGTTAAGttaatttggtttaattaaatattttaaatctgaGAGAAGAAATTTCACTGAACTGGCTGCAGTGTTCGGTTTGAATTAGAAATAAGTGCTTCCTTTTCACACTatcagtgaaacagaatcagagtttcattcaagtcacaagagagaaaacaaaagcgtgaactccgtgaacgcacccacaATTCTTCCAATATGTACAGCAGCCGTACGCATAGCAACTGCTAATGAAGAAACAGAGGCGACTCAATCTTTAAGGGACATAACGTGATCAACCCCCCACCCGAACACTAACAGCCCAGGCTATTCTGTACTTTTACTTAAAAGCCTCAGCACACCGTGCACCGAGTAAACTGACAATATTATTATCACGTATGTAACGAATTACGGTTTtccaaatatgtacagtatagtctGTGCTTTTGTAACGCTGCAGAACGCAATATTTGGGACAAGCTGCCACAACAACATGATGcagaagagagagaggaacaaTCACCTCTTGGCTGCGGGAGCCTTTCAACACCTGCCGAGTGAGCGCAATCACATCGCCGCTGCAGGAGCTCACTTTCTCGGACAGCAATCCCTTCACAGACTGTCCGAATCTGGGCTGCGAGTCCGGGGAAGCCATACTGACAACAAGGGAAGCGGAGGCTACGGTGTCCCCAATGGGACCAAACACGGAACTGAAGCATTAAAAAATCACTCAGTTCAAAACTCTGCCGCAATATCATCCAAGCCCACAGACAAAGCAGATAACACACACCGACTACTACACGCAGtacatcattttattaaatatgtgtcCTGTTATAATCAGTCGTCTGTCAGTCAGTGCTTCTGATGAAACTAAAACGTTCTTCGATTGACATACAGTGTACTATGGTATACTGACCCACGAAGACACCTGCAGGAGGAAAGTGGTACTGCTCTGCATATTTGGAAACTGGAAAAATGAGGCTCCAAATCACTGCTGATATGTAGTGAGAGAATTTTAAAACGTTGACAAATTAAACTACTTGAGTATAATGAAAAAACTAGAGTATAATGAAAGAGAATATTAGCTGTAAAAACAGCATTAATAATTGCATAGTCTAAATTACTATCCAAGATTTCAAACgtagtttggaagcatttacgtatacttctaataaaaataacatgattAGAAATATTTCCAAAAGCGCCGCTGGTGGCtttataatgtaatacaaatgtagCTGCCATTGTGGTCAACAGTAAATACAGACGGATCATATAGACATATTACAGGACTTTAAACCCTGTTAGAGCACATGTCGGGGATTCAAATATATTCGTGAAGAAAAACGGAAAATCGCAAATAGGGAAGATAAACATTCAGACTTAAGAAATCTGTAGTGTAGAACTAGCCtggtttatggtatattttgccaaaaatgtaacaacataaaatatgtaggagagacaggtacagcattaattaaagaaaatatagagTTTCCTAGAAAAAAGAATGTTTCGGATAGCAttattctacttgtgagatgtcttgcatTTAGCGTGTTTTGTAAAGTGGAAACCattattcagggataccaagatttGTATAAAGTTCGCGTTGCCATTGTTACTGCCAGGTTTGATCTTTTCACCGGCAATGGGCCAAATCAGTTAAATGCAGACCAGGTGGCACCCCGCTCCGAATACTTTTCACCAGGGCTCGCCTCAGGCATGTTACTGtttctattgatttatttacagtattggtGCTTTTACTATCTCGAAAGGAACTCAAGTCATTATTAGTCTTTGGTCCTCGCACCACGATGAAAAGGAATGGAAAAACCCATACATATTTGACCCTTGTAAGTATCAAGATTTTACAATGGCTGGATTGATAGGGTTCATATCATGGCAAAGTTTTTAAagtatgtgttgttatttatttatttatagcataaTGGCTATTTATGACCAATTACTACTGGAACAAATCATATATGACGTAACGTTGATAAGTCCTTTCAATTATATTCTCATGTCACGAACCTAAGACACAGCTATCCTGCTGAAATCTTCAAGTTGTCACAGTCATTCCCTTACATGTCTACTCtcaactgcatttatttaaacagagtaCCCACTATACTCCCATTGGTTGAACTGCAGAGTGAAGAGGGCTGACAATAAATCCACTTTAATGGACTACTGACCACCTTAATTCAGGTGTATGTGTGTAACGATGAGCGATTCTCTAGTCCTTCACTTTCCAGGCCGCTTTCTCGATGAAGAGGAGAAGGAAGTTTATTCCCCCTCTGCCAGCTACCTCCCGTTTGGGGCAGAGGTGCAGGTCTGTCTAGGGCAGTCGCTAGCCCAGATGGAGCTCTTCCTGTTTCTGGGCTGGATGCTGCAGCAGTTCACCCTGAAGGTACCAGCCGATCAGCCCCTGCCTAACTTACAGAGCAAATTCGGAGTTGTCCTCCAGCCCCAGAAATTCAAAGTGAACGCCAGACTTAGGAATTC is part of the Polyodon spathula isolate WHYD16114869_AA chromosome 13, ASM1765450v1, whole genome shotgun sequence genome and encodes:
- the LOC121325952 gene encoding BLOC-1-related complex subunit 7, translated to MASPDSQPRFGQSVKGLLSEKVSSCSGDVIALTRQVLKGSRSQELLGQAARNMVMQEDAILHSEDSLRKMAIITTHLQYQQEAIQKNVEHSKNLQDQLKHLLK